The genomic stretch TAGCGACCCAAATCAATGCCCAACAAACTGCACAACAGAATCCGAATCGTCGCCTTATGAGACACCACCAGCACCTGACCATCCGGATACTTTTCTTCAATTTCCGCAATCACTAAAGCCGCCCGACTCGCCACTTGCACCGCCGTTTCCCC from Cyanobacteria bacterium GSL.Bin1 encodes the following:
- a CDS encoding histidine phosphatase family protein, translated to GETAVQVASRAALVIAEIEEKYPDGQVLVVSHKATIRILLCSLLGIDLGRYRDRIFMPVSALTVVKFDLHGPLLQRLGDRAHLPSPLRDRPEA